The Gammaproteobacteria bacterium genome has a segment encoding these proteins:
- a CDS encoding aminomethyl-transferring glycine dehydrogenase subunit GcvPA: protein MPFVPHTSSQVRDMLRRLGARSVAELYDEIPDTLLRNEPPGIPSGLDEAGIGRIARQRAGSNTPLLCFAGGGAYEHHIPAAIWDIASRGEFYSNYTPYQAEAAQGSLQLTYEYQTMIAGLTGMDVANASLYDGATAFAEACLMAVRCNRKSDARKIAVARSLHPAWRAVARTLLDGQGIELVEAPLDDSGRADFNYVYENIGGGFAAIAVAAPNYLGGMPDLEAWRALADREGALLVVGINPVSLGLLRPPGEFGADIVCGEGQPLGIPMSGGGPFLGLLACKAQYIRQMPGRLAGRTVDAAGDTAYVLTLQAREQHIRRSRATSNICTNQGLMVVAATLYMALLGGEGMRRVASACHARTAQLVEALTAIGGVRRAFDAPFFHEDVLQLDRPVAPVLGALAEQGILGGIDISSEYPELGDALLVCATEMRTEDDISRYARALREIYRLT, encoded by the coding sequence ATGCCGTTCGTTCCGCACACGTCCTCGCAGGTCCGGGACATGCTGCGGCGCCTGGGCGCCCGATCGGTTGCCGAACTCTACGACGAGATCCCGGATACGCTGCTGCGGAACGAACCTCCAGGCATTCCTTCGGGCCTGGACGAAGCGGGGATCGGCCGGATCGCCAGACAGAGAGCCGGCAGCAATACGCCCCTGCTTTGCTTCGCGGGAGGCGGCGCCTACGAACACCACATACCCGCGGCAATCTGGGACATTGCATCGCGGGGTGAGTTCTACAGCAATTACACGCCCTACCAGGCCGAGGCCGCGCAGGGCTCGCTGCAGCTCACCTACGAATACCAGACCATGATCGCCGGGCTGACCGGCATGGATGTCGCCAATGCGTCGTTGTACGACGGCGCCACCGCCTTTGCCGAGGCCTGCCTCATGGCGGTGCGCTGCAACCGCAAGTCGGACGCTCGCAAGATCGCCGTGGCGCGCTCGTTGCATCCGGCCTGGCGGGCGGTCGCGCGGACGCTGTTGGACGGCCAGGGAATCGAACTCGTGGAAGCCCCGCTGGACGATTCCGGCCGCGCCGATTTCAACTACGTGTATGAGAACATCGGCGGGGGATTCGCCGCGATCGCGGTGGCCGCGCCGAATTACCTTGGCGGAATGCCCGACCTCGAGGCCTGGCGCGCGCTCGCGGACAGGGAGGGCGCGCTGTTGGTCGTGGGGATCAATCCCGTTTCGCTGGGCCTGTTGCGGCCGCCGGGCGAGTTCGGCGCCGATATCGTGTGCGGCGAAGGCCAGCCGCTGGGCATTCCCATGTCCGGAGGCGGTCCCTTCCTGGGTCTGCTGGCCTGCAAGGCCCAGTACATTCGCCAGATGCCGGGGAGACTGGCGGGGCGGACGGTGGACGCGGCCGGCGACACCGCTTACGTATTGACGCTGCAGGCGCGCGAGCAGCATATCCGCCGCAGCCGGGCGACTTCGAACATCTGCACCAATCAGGGGCTGATGGTGGTTGCCGCTACCTTGTACATGGCTTTGCTCGGCGGCGAAGGGATGCGCCGGGTCGCGTCGGCCTGTCATGCGCGGACGGCGCAACTGGTCGAGGCGCTGACCGCCATCGGGGGCGTGCGGCGCGCCTTTGACGCTCCCTTTTTCCACGAAGACGTTCTTCAACTGGACCGCCCGGTAGCCCCTGTTCTCGGCGCCCTGGCGGAGCAGGGCATCCTGGGCGGCATCGATATCTCTTCCGAGTACCCGGAACTGGGCGACGCTCTGCTGGTTTGCGCAACCGAGATGCGCACGGAAGACGACATTTCGCGCTACGCCCGAGCGCTGCGCGAAATCTACCGCCTGACATGA